The proteins below come from a single Octopus sinensis linkage group LG10, ASM634580v1, whole genome shotgun sequence genomic window:
- the LOC115216441 gene encoding kinesin-like protein KIF3A yields the protein MKVNKLVEGKVGGDSSDNVKVAVRCRPLNEKEISSECKKTVFVDSVRGTVSVENPTPGHGEPMKVYTFDTVFGHDCKQVDVYNEVARPIIDSVLAGYNGTIFAYGQTGTGKTFTMEGLRVVAEKRGIIPNSFAHIFGAIAKAEGETQFLVRVSYLEIYNEEVRDLLGKDQMQRLEVKERPDIGVYVKDLSAFVVNNADDMDRIMTLGNKNRVVGATNMNAHSSRSHAIFSLTIECSEKGIDGKQHVRMGKLHLVDLAGSERQAKTGATGQRLKEATKINLSLSTLGNVISALVDGKSSHIPYRNSKLTRLLQDSLGGNSKTVMIANIGPADYNYDETISTLRYANRAKCIKNKAKVNEDPKDALLRQFQEEIKELKRQLEEGEFNNDNDGSDGNEEIIEKDGKSSNKKVKKTHKISKEKMAEIQSKIEDDRKILEEKKDLAEEERKKIKYNLDEKESEMKKYLEEQHQLAQKLAVIEKKIIVGGENLLEKAEEQERLLEESACELEERKKREEELRKALEEKEQERLDIEEKYSTLQEEVIGKTKKLKKCWSMYTQAKIEIADVQKDHQREMEGLLENVRQLSRELKLQMLIIDNFIPMEFQKMLEHYVHWNDDIGEWQLKCVAYTGNNMRKHSPHTESLSASFNESDISGVYLAYTKEGATQSMRVNSAKGNKLGRPKTASRLKSARKKKKELDVETILQ from the coding sequence ATGAAAGTGAATAAGTTAGTGGAAGGTAAGGTTGGTGGTGACAGCAGTGATAATGTTAAGGTAGCTGTTCGTTGTCGGCCActcaatgaaaaagaaatttcttcagaatgtaagaagacagttttTGTCGATTCTGTAAGAGGAACAGTCTCAGTAGAAAACCCTACCCCTGGCCATGGTGAACCTATGAAAGTTTATACATTTGATACTGTATTTGGACATGATTGCAAACAGGTTGATGTTTATAATGAGGTTGCTCGCCCTATTATTGATTCAGTTCTTGCTGGTTACAATGGAACAATTTTTGCATACGGCCAGACTGGAACAGGCAAAACATTCACAATGGAGGGCCTCAGGGTAGTGGCAGAAAAGCGGGGTATTATTCCTAATTCATTTGCTCATATATTTGGTGCCATTGCTAAAGCTGAGGGTGAAACTCAGTTCTTGGTAAGAGTATCTTATCTAGAGATTTATAATGAAGAAGTACGTGATTTGCTTGGTAAGGACCAAATGCAACGGCTTGAGGTTAAAGAGAGGCCTGACATTGGTGTTTACGTGAAGGACCTTTCTGCTTTTGTTGTAAATAATGCCGATGATATGGATCGAATCATGACGCTAGGGAACAAAAATCGGGTTGTGGGTGCTACTAATATGAATGCTCACAGTTCACGATCACATGCTATCTTCTCCTTGACCATTGAATGTAGTGAGAAAGGTATTGATGGAAAACAACATGTCCGAATGGGGAAACTTCATCTTGTTGACTTAGCAGGCTCTGAACGTCAAGCAAAAACAGGTGCCACCGGTCAACGACTTAAAGAAGCTACAAAAATTAATTTATCTCTTTCTACCCTTGGCAATGTGATCTCTGCCTTAGTTGATGGGAAAAGTAGCCATATTCCTTACAGAAATTCCAAACTGACACGTTTGTTGCAAGATTCCCTTGGAGGTAACTCAAAAACAGTAATGATTGCCAATATTGGTCCAGCAGATTATAACTATGATGAGACCATTAGCACTCTGAGGTATGCCAACAGAGCAAAATGTATAAAGAACAAAGCTAAGGTTAATGAAGATCCAAAAGATGCTTTACTTCGGCAATTTCAGGAAGAAATTAAAGAACTAAAACGGCAACTTGAAGAAGGTgagtttaataatgataatgatgggtcTGATGGAAATGAAGAAATTATTGAGAAAGATGGGAAAAGCAGcaataaaaaagtgaaaaaaacacataaaatttctaaagaaaaaatggcagaaattcagtcTAAGATTGAAGATGATCGCAAAAtactggaagaaaagaaagatttagctgaagaggagagaaagaaaataaaatataatcttgATGAGAAAGAGTCTGAGATGAAGAAGTATTTAGAAGAACAACACCAATTGGCACAAAAGTTAGCTGTGATAGAGAAGAAAATTATTGTTGGTGGTGAGAATCTTTTAGAAAAGGCTGAAGAACAAGAAAGACTATTGGAAGAAAGTGCCTGTGAgttagaagagaggaagaagagagaagaagaactaCGGAAAGCtttagaagaaaaagaacaagaaagactggatatagaagaaaaatattcaacttTGCAGGAAGAAGTTATTGGTAAAACCAAAAAACTCAAGAAATGCTGGTCTATGTACACACAAGCTAAGATTGAAATTGCTGATGTACAAAAAGACCACCAGAGAGAAATGGAAGGTCTGCTTGAAAATGTTCGCCAGCTCAGCCGAGAATTGAAGCTTCAAATGCTGATTATTGACAATTTCATTCCTATGGAATTCCAGAAAATGTTGGAGCACTATGTTCACTGGAATGACGATATTGGGGAATGGCAGCTAAAATGTGTTGCATACACAGGGAACAATATGCGCAAACACTCACCGCATACTGAAAGTCTATCAGCTAGCTTTAATGAATCTGACATCTCTGGAGTCTATCTTGCCTACACAAAAGAAGGAGCTACTCAGAGTATGAGAGTAAACTCTGCTAAAGGTAATAAATTAGGACGACCAAAAACTGCTTCAAGATTAAAGTCagcaaggaaaaagaagaaagaattggATGTTGAGACAATATTGCAGTGA